In Achromobacter xylosoxidans A8, a single window of DNA contains:
- a CDS encoding TetR/AcrR family transcriptional regulator — protein sequence MRKIDPIKQQERRNQILAAAADCFAEQGFHSTSTAQICARAGMSPGNLFHYYGSKAEIVEALIASDTASARELMREACAAPDARRALADWVGAQLALHQDPAYVRLGMEILAEAVRNPRVHALVMENEAARKAGLVALLETIWAQRLPPQPPAEMADTLLLLLDGVYSRSVVDPAFGAVAGSRLLEQALLRCLPPGKAGRAAAAGRQA from the coding sequence ATGCGCAAGATCGACCCCATCAAGCAGCAGGAACGACGGAATCAGATACTGGCCGCGGCGGCGGACTGCTTTGCCGAGCAAGGCTTCCATTCGACGTCCACGGCGCAGATCTGCGCCCGCGCCGGAATGAGCCCGGGCAACCTGTTCCATTACTACGGCAGCAAGGCCGAAATCGTCGAAGCGCTGATCGCGTCGGACACGGCATCGGCGCGCGAGCTCATGCGGGAAGCGTGCGCCGCGCCGGACGCGCGGCGGGCGCTGGCGGACTGGGTCGGCGCGCAGTTGGCGCTCCATCAGGATCCGGCCTACGTCAGGCTGGGCATGGAAATCCTGGCCGAAGCCGTGCGCAACCCGCGGGTGCATGCGCTGGTGATGGAGAACGAGGCTGCACGCAAGGCCGGCCTGGTGGCGCTGTTGGAAACAATCTGGGCGCAACGCTTGCCGCCGCAGCCGCCAGCGGAAATGGCCGACACCTTGTTGCTGCTGCTGGACGGCGTCTACAGCCGTTCGGTGGTCGATCCCGCTTTTGGCGCGGTAGCGGGCAGCCGCCTGTTGGAGCAGGCCTTATTGCGCTGCCTGCCCCCTGGCAAGGCCGGGCGGGCCGCAGCCGCAGGGAGGCAGGCATGA
- a CDS encoding DUF418 domain-containing protein produces the protein MNAPATYARLEQVDALRGFALFGILVVNIGVFSSPFYGAGVADPSYSQPLDLTVRWLIAWLFETKFYLLFSFLFGYSFTLQMSAAERSQAAFAPRFLRRLAGLALLGLAHAVLFYQGDILLTYALLGLALLLCRRMEPRRALRISLWIIVLTASLWAIMGALSYLDPVPPEYTAQYYADALSAIEAYRGTIGSTIAQHMKELTEGVWFTVLFVQGPFAFAMFLAGYALGRRHALADPWRQPRTLWLLCALGLGPGLAGSAAYAFSALPSAGVAWELPGLAADLLTAPLLSMSYAAALLLAMRTPSGARLAGWLAPAGRMALSNYLMQSVVCAFLFTAWGLRLFASVSPLAAFCIAVAIFAAQLPLSAWWLRRHAYGPVEWFLRALTIGAWPAWRRARAD, from the coding sequence ATGAACGCGCCGGCAACCTACGCGCGGCTGGAGCAGGTCGACGCGCTGCGCGGCTTCGCGCTGTTCGGCATCCTGGTGGTCAACATCGGCGTGTTCTCTTCGCCGTTCTATGGCGCCGGCGTCGCTGATCCCAGCTACTCGCAACCGCTGGACCTGACCGTGCGCTGGCTGATCGCCTGGCTGTTCGAGACCAAGTTCTACCTGCTGTTTTCGTTCCTGTTCGGCTACAGCTTCACCCTGCAGATGAGCGCCGCCGAGCGCAGCCAGGCGGCCTTCGCGCCGCGCTTCCTGCGGCGGCTGGCGGGCCTGGCGCTGCTGGGCTTGGCGCATGCCGTGCTGTTCTATCAAGGCGACATCCTGCTTACCTATGCGTTGTTGGGGTTGGCCCTGCTGCTGTGCCGGCGCATGGAGCCCAGGCGGGCGCTGCGCATTTCACTGTGGATCATCGTGCTGACCGCGTCGCTGTGGGCCATCATGGGGGCGTTGAGCTACCTGGATCCGGTGCCGCCGGAGTACACGGCGCAGTACTACGCGGATGCGCTGAGCGCGATCGAGGCGTACCGGGGCACCATAGGCAGCACCATCGCGCAGCATATGAAGGAGCTGACTGAGGGAGTGTGGTTCACGGTCCTGTTCGTGCAAGGGCCGTTCGCGTTCGCCATGTTCCTGGCTGGCTACGCGCTGGGCCGCCGGCATGCGCTGGCGGACCCTTGGCGCCAGCCGCGGACACTGTGGCTGCTGTGCGCGCTGGGCCTGGGGCCTGGCCTGGCGGGGTCCGCCGCTTACGCCTTCAGCGCGCTGCCATCGGCGGGTGTGGCCTGGGAATTGCCGGGGCTGGCGGCCGACCTGCTGACCGCGCCGCTGCTCAGCATGTCGTACGCCGCGGCCTTGCTGCTGGCGATGCGCACCCCGTCCGGTGCGCGGCTGGCGGGCTGGCTTGCGCCGGCCGGACGGATGGCGCTGAGCAACTACCTGATGCAGTCGGTCGTCTGCGCCTTCCTGTTCACCGCCTGGGGCCTGCGGCTGTTCGCCTCGGTTTCGCCGCTGGCGGCATTCTGCATCGCCGTGGCGATTTTCGCGGCGCAGCTGCCGCTGTCGGCATGGTGGTTGCGGCGCCATGCTTACGGCCCGGTGGAATGGTTCCTGCGCGCGCTCACCATCGGCGCATGGCCGGCCTGGCGGCGCGCGCGGGCGGACTGA